The Struthio camelus isolate bStrCam1 chromosome 5, bStrCam1.hap1, whole genome shotgun sequence genome has a segment encoding these proteins:
- the ZNF408 gene encoding zinc finger protein 408, which yields MQRRRRRPGPGPGSGSGPGPARLLGPAGGGPGPGPEGDARGGEAAGAALRSLPAGLALGPSGARERGTGVWCVGRALAAGALLGPAAAAEGPGWSSLLKPSAKEEEANVALVRVGGRLHVRARRPIAAGVELLYWPEGAAAEGRRPPGRPQGTAVPREAKPRGQLAAAAVAAEVETVVQREGASPRGKAAEPAAGYPDISKVVTDETAVLDVPTEVRRLPAKHLHRLQEEESTSPQHELWQAKMLRTENQHLKTISATKANSRCKEESGNAVDPRTTAEKAEMGQGEASPGDLHLLLPSSGVGLSAHLASKPCKVHALTAQLQKCLQDYGGMRAGQETQQPTPSEGENTETCKKERKASTDSKLASLENGEKGPPDGPEEKEYAKLEEARSGSTGLPAEALSQREIVGKRRYRCGECGKAFLQLCHLKKHRFVHAGHKPFLCTECGKSYSSEESFKAHVLAHRGVRPFQCTQCDKAYRTKRDLQEHQVLHTGQRPFSCEQCGKAFARRPSLRIHRKIHLATGPSPVGAKGCQCAICGRYLANPGSLRNHMRLHTGERPYACPYCSKDFRQQSNLREHLRLHTGEKPYKCRFCGDAFPKLPELRRHLISHTGEAHLCTVCGKALRDPHTLRAHERLHTGERPFRCEQCGKSYTLATKLRRHQKSHLADKPYKCELCGMGYTLPQSLARHVLTHKAEKDPEELATAVASLNADLPQAAQKRPQRKGHQEEEMAEPTLLMVEVPGTANEAELLITASGHCIATYQSQGSPLDPGAHRRPAGHLPSTKDIIEITISEHDDKCIIVQDEGSPSDMVIIQEGVGFGAVAEVVEVETGL from the exons atgcagcgccgccgccgccgcccgggccccggccccggctccggctccggccccggcccggcgcgcctgCTGGGacccgcgggcggcgggccggggccggggccggagggcgacgcgcggggcggggaggcggccggcgcggcgctgcggagcctgccggccgggctggcgctggggccgtcgggggcgcgggagcggggcaCGGGCGTGTGGTGCGtgggccgggcgctggcggccggggcGCTcctggggccggcggccgccgccgaggggcccgGCTGGAGCAG CCTGCTGAAGCCGAGCgcgaaggaggaggaggccaaCGTGGCGCTGGTGCGGGTGGGCGGCCGGCTGCACGTCCGGGCCCGGCGGCCCATCGCGGCGGGCGTCGAGCTGCTCTACTGGCCcgagggggccgcggcggaggggaggaggccgccgggccggccccaGGGCACGGCCGTCCCCCGGGAGGCGAAGCCGAGGGGGCAGCTGGCTGCGGCGGCCGTGGCGGCGGAGGTGGAGACCGTGGTGCAAAGGGAAGGGGCCTCTCCCCGGGGGAAGGCGGCTGAACCCGCCGCAG GGTATCCTGATATCTCCAAGGTGGTAACTGATGAAACCGCAGTCCTCGATGTCCCTACTGAGGTTAGGAGGCTGCCAGCCAAACATCTCCACAGGCTGCAAGAAGAGGAAAGCACAAGTCCTCAGCATGAGCTGTGGCAAGCCAAAATGCTGAGGACTGAGAACCAGCACCTCAAGACCATCTCAGCCACTAAAGCCAATAGCAGGTGCAAGGAAGAATCGGGCAACGCTGTAGATCCCAGAACCACggcagaaaaggcagaaatggggcagggagaggcaaGTCCAGGAGACCTGCACCTGTTGTTGCCCTCAAGTGGGGTTGGACTCAGTGCTCACTTGGCTAGCAAGCCATGCAAGGTGCATGCTCTGACCGCTCAGCTCCAGAAGTGCCTGCAGGACTATGGTGGCATGAGAGCTGGGCAGGAAACCCAGCAGCCCACTCCATCTGAAGGAGAGAACACAGAGACctgcaagaaagagagaaaagcttcCACAGACTCCAAACTGGCATCCCTAGAGAATGGAGAAAAGGGCCCACCAGAtgggcctgaggagaaggagtATGCAAAGCTGGAGGAGGCTCGTTCTGGCAGCACAGGCCTCCCAGCAGAAGCTCTGTCCCAGAGGGAGATTGTTGGCAAGCGCAGGTACCGCTGTGGGGAATGTGGCAAAGctttcctgcagctctgccacCTCAAGAAGCACCGCTTCGTCCACGCTGGCCACAAGCCCTTCCTGTGCACAGAGTGTGGCAAGAGCTACAGCTCAGAAGAGAGCTTCAAGGCCCATGTGTTGGCCCACCGGGGTGTGCGGCCTTTCCAGTGCACCCAGTGTGACAAGGCTTACCGCACAAAACGAGACTTGCAGGAGCACCAGGTCCTGCACACGGGCCAGCGCCCCTTCTCCTGTGAACAGTGTGGCAAGGCCTTTGCACGCCGGCCCTCTCTCCGCATTCACAGGAAGATCCACCTGGCCACTGGGCCTAGCCCAGTTGGTGCTAAGGGCTGCCAGTGTGCCATCTGCGGACGCTACCTGGCCAACCCCGGCTCCTTGCGCAACCACATGCGCCTGCACACCGGGGAGCGCCCTTATGCCTGTCCCTACTGCAGCAAGGACTTCCGACAGCAGAGCAACCTGCGTGAGCACCTCCGGCTGCACACAGGCGAGAAACCCTACAAGTGCCGCTTCTGTGGCGATGCCTTCCCCAAGCTGCCAGAACTGCGGCGCCATCTCATCTCCCACACAGGTGAGGCCCACCTATGCACAGTGTGTGGCAAGGCGCTGCGGGACCCCCACACACTGCGTGCCCACGAGCGCTTACACACAGGTGAACGCCCCTTCCGCTGTGAGCAGTGTGGTAAGTCCTATACCCTGGCCACCAAGCTGCGCCGCCACCAGAAATCCCACCTGGCTGACAAGCCCTACAAATGTGAACTCTGTGGCATGGGCTACACCCTTCCTCAGAGCCTTGCACGCCATGTGCTCACCCACAAGGCAGAAAAGGACCCGGAGGAACTGGCTACTGCAGTGGCCTCCCTCAACGCAGACCTGCCTCAGGCAGCGCAGAAAAGGCCTCAGAGGAAAGGCCACCaggaggaggagatggcagaACCCACCTTGCTCATGGTGGAGGTGCCAGGGACAGCAaatgaggcagagctgctgaTCACAGCCAGTGGTCACTGCATTGCTACTTACCAGTCCCAAGGCAGCCCGTTGGATCCTGGGGCACACAGGAGGCCTGCTGGGCATTTGCCGTCAACCAAGGACATCATTGAAATTACCATCTCTGAGCATGACGACAAGTGCATTATTGTGCAGGATGAGGGCTCACCAAGCGACATGGTCATCATCCAGGAGGGGGTGGGCTTTGGAGCAGtggcggaggtggtggaggtcGAGACTGGGCTCTGA